The window TCCGCTGTCGTTATATTCTGCGGGTGAAGGCGCATGAGGTGCTCTGAATTCGGACCGTAGAGTTTGCAAAGGACCGTCAGCAGTACGGTCTTGCCACATCCTTCGGTTCCGACGAACGCAATTCCAGTCATGGTCCTAGTTTCTTCCCGAAAGCGTGTCAGAGATTTGCTGTCCCGCTGGGCTCCGCTGCGAAATCAGTTTCCATCGCGACCAAGTATCGGGCCGCCACGGCGCCAGCTCTCGCGGTGCAGTGGAATGGATGTATTCCTGATGCCAGGTGCGCCAGTGATCAGCAAGTTGCTGAACCTGCCTACTCAGAGCCGCCGCGCGCAACTGTGGGTTCGCCAGTTCTGTTATCCGCTGCTGAAGCAAACCAATGCCGGTCGCTTCTAAATGCGACGGAGCAGCCGTTCTGCTTGCCGGCAGCAGCGGGGCAACAAACCGGAACTGAGGCGTGTGGCCCTTAAATTCGCCCTGAAAACGCCGACAGAAACGTTCCTTGTCTGTCGGCGACCATTCTTCCCCGAGCGTGACGATGATGTCGTCGCAAAGTTCTGGAAAAAATCTCTCGCGAAACTCTACTTCGCGTTTGCCAATACCCTGTTCGCCCAAGACCACCCAAAACACTTGTGAAACTTGCTCCTGCAGATACACCCGAACAGCCGCTTCATGAGAACCAGGATTCGCATCGAGCTGCGCCGCTCCAAAGCCAGGTGTATCTGCCAGAATCAGGCCCTGCTGAAGGAGCGGATGCGGAATATGCACAGAGAGTTTTGGTTGCCGCGCGGCGGCGTTCACCGACCATCTCGCTAATATTTCATGCAACTGCCTGGCATCAGACCAGGCTACGAACTGCTGCTCGACCGAGTTGCCTTCCCGCAACGATACAAATCGCTGATCGCCGTAGCAGAACTCAATTGGCAGCGCCGTGCAGGGTCCATTGCGGCGTGGAGACAGGTCTTCGCCTAATAACGCGTTCAGCAATGTTGATTTACCGACGTTGGTCAGTCCCACGACGGCAATTGCATAGCGCCGCCTCGCTTGCGTCACACGTTTGCAATGCTTGAGGACGGAAATTGAAACGCGATACAGCGCTTCGCGCAATGTAGGTTCTCGCTGGTACTCAGCAGACTCGCTAAAAAGCAAGTAAAGTTCGTCCAGCAAAATTGGTAATTCGTGCGTGTCGACCTGCGACATGATGTTTGCTCGCAAGGTTTAGGCTTTGGAAACTGGAACGGATGCCACTAGTTCAGCAAGCGATTGAGAGGATGCCTGCAATCGTTGCGGCCCCGCTTCATCGGGGCGCTGCGCGAGCAATTCCTGGATCGTACGTTCGAGTTCATCCAGCTGAGAATCGATACGGGCGCGAAATTCACTCAGGATGTCGTCTCCCATGTCTCGCAACTGACTGATCCGTTGTTTCCGAAGCCGTTCAAATATCTTGCCGATCTGAACTTGCCCTGCTTCGTCAAGCTTCTGCCTCGTTTTGAGCTTTGAAGTGCGCCAAGCGAAAGGTACTGCGGCAACGCCCAGACCAATCAAGGTCCAGCCGACTGGCCCCGACATTGCGACCCACAACGGAGTAGTCGTCAGGGCGACTGGAGCTGACACGGTGGCTGTCCCGGTTCCCAAAAATGAAAATATGCCTGCAGCGTTTGGAAGCAGCACACTTCCCAATGTGCTGATCAACGAGGGCGCTGCAACTGTCGTGGTGGCGGCCGCTATTGCCGCCGCGTTCGCCGTAGCAATACTCGCAGCCGCTGCCTGACCAGCGATCATTAAGCCACTTCCAAGTGCGAGAGACGCCACGCCTCCCGC is drawn from Anatilimnocola floriformis and contains these coding sequences:
- a CDS encoding YfjI family protein, which translates into the protein MGSVFGSCNSGSRKSAAELAADLKELEQERPRLALSRKPTEENFQRLWRRALNEFERELDEIESRCRTAIARQIADTDLFTVDELSKELPTLIQRRIEEDMRPATNRLETSLQTLAENLQQEYPRLELGFLGMHTPHLPDDQPIREVAGGVASLALGSGLMIAGQAAAASIATANAAAIAAATTTVAAPSLISTLGSVLLPNAAGIFSFLGTGTATVSAPVALTTTPLWVAMSGPVGWTLIGLGVAAVPFAWRTSKLKTRQKLDEAGQVQIGKIFERLRKQRISQLRDMGDDILSEFRARIDSQLDELERTIQELLAQRPDEAGPQRLQASSQSLAELVASVPVSKA
- a CDS encoding dynamin family protein, whose amino-acid sequence is MSQVDTHELPILLDELYLLFSESAEYQREPTLREALYRVSISVLKHCKRVTQARRRYAIAVVGLTNVGKSTLLNALLGEDLSPRRNGPCTALPIEFCYGDQRFVSLREGNSVEQQFVAWSDARQLHEILARWSVNAAARQPKLSVHIPHPLLQQGLILADTPGFGAAQLDANPGSHEAAVRVYLQEQVSQVFWVVLGEQGIGKREVEFRERFFPELCDDIIVTLGEEWSPTDKERFCRRFQGEFKGHTPQFRFVAPLLPASRTAAPSHLEATGIGLLQQRITELANPQLRAAALSRQVQQLADHWRTWHQEYIHSTAPRELAPWRPDTWSRWKLISQRSPAGQQISDTLSGRN